Below is a window of Vigna unguiculata chloroplast, complete genome DNA.
GTGCCTCCTCACAAAGGGGGTCGCAGTGACCAGGCCCGGGCGACTGTTTACCAAAAACACAGGTCTCCGCAAAGTCGTAAGACCATGTATGGGGGCTGACGCCTGCCCAGTGCCGGAAGGTCAAGGAAGTTGGTGACTTGATGACAGGGGAGCCGACGACCGAAGCCCCGGTGAACGGCGGCCGTAACTATAACGGTCCTAAGGTAGCGAAATTCCTTGTCGGGTAAGTTCCGACCCGCACGAAAGGCGTAACGATCTGGGCACTGTCTCGGAGAGAGACTCGGTGAAATAGACATGTCTGTGAAGATGCGGACTACCTGCACCTGGACAGAAAGACCCTATGAAGCTTCACTGTTTCCTGGGATTGGCTTTGGGCTTTTCCTGCGCAGCTTAGGTGGAGGGCAAAGAAGGCCTTCTTCTGGGGGGGCCAGAGCCATCAGTGAGATACCACTCTGGAAGAGCTAGAATTCTAACCTTGTGCCAGGACCTACGGGCCGGGGGACAGTCTCAGGTAGACAGTTTCTATGGGGCGTAGGCCTCCCCAAAGGTAACGGAGGCGTGCAAAGGTTTCCTCGGGCCAGACGGAGATTGGCCCTCGAGTGCAAAGGCAGAAGGGAGCTTGACTGCAAGACCCACCCGTCGAGCAGGGACGAAAGTCGGCCTTAGTGATCCGACGGTGCCGAGTGGAAGGGCCGTCGCTCAACGGATAAAAGTTACTCTAGGGATAACAGGCTGATCTTCCCCAAGAGCTCACATCGACGGGAAGGTTTGGCACCTCGATGTCGGCTCTTCGCCACCTGGGGCTGTAGTATGTTCCAAGGGTTGGGCTGTTCGCCCATTAAAGCGGTACGTGAGCTGGGTTCAGAACGTCGTGAGACAGTTCGGTCCATATCCGGTGTGGGCGTTAGAGCATTGAGAGGACCTTTCCCTAGTACGAGAGGACCGGGAAGGACGCACCTCTGGTGTGCCAGTTATCGTGCCCACGGTAAACGCTGGGTAGCCAAGTGCGGAGCGGATAACTGCTGAAAGCATCTAAGTAGGAAACCCACCCCAAGATGAGTGCTCTCCTATTCCGACTTCCCCAGAGCCTCCGGTAGCACAGCCGAGACAGCGATGGGTTCTCTGCCCCAGCGGGGATGGAGCGAAAGAAGTTTTGAGAATTCAAGAGAAGGTCACGGCGAGACGAGCCGTTTCTAATTAATGATAGGTGTCAAGTGGAAGTGCAGTGATGTATGCAGCTGAGGCATCCTAACAGACCGTTAGACTTGAACCTTGTTCCTACATGATCCGATCAATTCGATCAGGCACTAGTCATCCATTTTCATTGTTCAACTCTTTGACAACATGAAAAAACCCAAAACTCTGCCCCTTCTCTCTATCTATCCAAGGGATGGAAGGGCAGAGGCTTTTGGTGTCCCCTCCAGTCGAGAATTAGGGCCTCACAATGAGTAGCCAATATGTTTGCTTTTATCTCATGCCTTTCTTCGTTCACGGTTCGATATTCTGGTGTCCTAGGCGTAGAGGAACCACACCAATCCATCCCGAACTTGGTGGTTAAACTCTACTGCGGTGACGATACTGTAGGGGAGGTCCTGCGGAAAAATAGCTCGGCGCCAGGATGATAAAAAGCTTAACACCTCTCATTCTTATTACTTTTTCAATTTGAAAAAGTAATAAGAATGAAAAAGGAAAAGGTCGTCTTATTCAAAACCCCAATTATGAAATCCCTTATCTCCCACTTCACACCTCAGAACGCACCGTTCTTATAGAGCGAGAGACGCTTTCACATCTTCTTAGGCTGGGGAGAGGAAAGGTTCCCTTTTTTTAGGATACTCCGGGGAACAGATTTCCAGTGGAGATGACGGGGTGGGGCCTGTAGCTCAGAGGATTAGAGCACGTGGCTACGAACCACGGTGTCGGGGGTTCGAATCCCTCCTCGCCCACAACCGGCCAAAAAAGGGAAGGATTTTTCCCTCTGGGGGTAGGAAAATCATGATCGGGCTAGTGGACCCAAAGCTATGGAACTTGTGAGTAGTTTGTAGAAATGGAATGGCCTTACTGTTTTATGTTTTATTAAATCAATTGAGTATGCCCTAATCTTTTAATCCCCATTTTTTTTTACGCTTCCTCAGCCAGGTTTGGAATAGCGGAGCAAGTAAAGTATTATTAGCATAGCACAAAAAAGCGTTCCTCATCATTAATATGTTTGCTAGTGGTAATTGCTTCTCGGGAAAATTGATGAATGCATCAAAGATGCACTTGCTACTGCTAGTACCAGTATATCTAAGAATTCTTAATTGGTTGGTTTAAATAGCCCCGGACTGTCGAACAAATGAGTATCCCGAACCTACACCGGGGTATTGACGGCGATTCTCAAATATCGCAGAACAGAATGGGATACGATGAGATAGAATACAATAGAAACAAAGACAAGGGAAACGAGTTATCTACTCTTCTTAACGGTCAAAGCAAACCCTTTCATTCCGAATTACAGATTTCGGAATCAATTCAATCTCCCCAAGTAGGATTCGAACCTACGACCAGTCAGTTAACAGCCGACCGCTCTACCACTGAGCTACTGAGGAACAACGGGAAATTCGATCTCATAGAGTTCAATTCCCGTTCTCAACCCATGACCAATAGGAACTCGAAGTTTCCTTCGTAACTCGTCAAATTTCTTCACAGCGGCTCCCTTCCATGCCTCATTTCATAGGGAACCTCAAACTGGCTCTATTTCATTATATTACATCCATAAACTAATTCCATTCATTTCATATCCCTATCTTTGGTGTTATTGAGATAAGAGATGTCGTTTCTATTTCTAGTCTATCTATTTCTAGAAATGGAAAATTATGCAAAATTGAAAATTGAAAAATCGTTATATAATAATCCAAAAATTGCAATAGAAAAGAAAAAGAGAGGTTTGAGATGATTTTTCAATCTTTTATACTGGAGAATCTAGTATTCTTATGCATGAAGATAATTAATTCGATAGTTGTGGTCGGACTCTATTATGGATTTATGACCACATTTTCCATAGGGCCCTCTTATCTCTTCCTTCTTCGAGCTAGACTTGTGGAAGAAGGAACCGAGAAGAAAATAGCAGCAACAACTGGGTTTATTACGGGACAGCTCATAATGTTCATGTCTATCTATTATGCGCCTTTGCATTTAGCATTGGGTAGACCCCATACAATAACTGTCATAGCTATACCCTATCTTTTATTTCAGTTCTTCTTCGGCAATAGTCAAAAAAAATTTTTGAATTATGGATACAAGAATCCAAATTCAATACGTAATTTTAGTATTCAAAGAAGATTCTTTCAGAATCTTCTTTTTCAATTTTTAAATCCCCTTTTCTTACCAAGTTCAATATTCATGAGATTCATCAATATTTATTTGTTTCGATGTAACAATAAAATTACTAGAAAGATTAATATATCTAGAATAAAGAATAATATATACGAAGCTATTCGGCCACCCCCCACATATTTGATAGCTTCTCCTAGAAAAAAACTTGTAATACCTATTCCATTCGTAATTCCATCAATTCTTTTTTTATCAAAAAAAGAATTGAATTTCACTAATCTTCTGATACTGGCAATTAAATATTTTTCATAAAAAACATCTATATAACCATGATTATACGACCAATTATATATGATCTTTTGAAAATGATCGGCAACATTTTTTTGAAGAAAACTTTTTTCAAATAAATTGAATAAATTCAAATTTTTTAAATAGGAATAAACCGATTTGTAAAAAAAAGACGCTATAAAGATTCCCCCAAAAGTGAAACTCAAAGAAAAAGTTGCGTTTGTGAAAAATTCATAATAATTCATAAAATTTTCTGAATCTTTATGTAAAAGATCTATAAACGGAATTAACAATTTTGATAAAATATCCAAATGTATTCCGTCTTGACTGAAAGAAATTCCTACGGCACCAACGAATAAAGTAAAGAGCGCTAAAATAAGCATAGAAAATCGCATAGTATTGTTAGATTCATTAGGATATAAACAAGCAGTTTTTTTAGTGCCAAAATGCATAATACCAAAAACAAGATGTTTTATATTTTTAATATTTTGATTAACGCGATGTAGATATCTCTTCCGGATAAAAAAAGAAGTGATTTCATTCTTTTTTATTTTTAGTAAAACTAAGAAAAAATTTTCGTTTTTTCTTTTAAGTTTTACTTGTTTCTTCCCCCATAAAGATATTGAATAGAATGAACTATTTTTTTTTCCATTAAAATTCAAAAAATGAACGTTTAAATATCCCTCAAAAACAAGTAAATAAATTCGAAACATATAAAATGCAGTTAATCCTGCTGCAGAACAAGCTATTATTGCAAAAATTGGTGAATACAACCAACTATCATTAAGAATCTCATCCTTAGACCAAAAACAGGCAAAGGGTGGAATACCGCAAAGAGAGAGTGTACCCACTAAAAAAAAAGTTTTTGTAATTGGTACATGTTTTGTTAAACCGCCCATAAAAACCATATTTTGACTTTTAGCTGGAGAATATCCGACAAGAGCTTCCATTGAATGAATAATGGATCCAGATCCTAAAAACAACAATGCTTTTGAATAAGCATGAGTAATCAAATGAAATAAAGCACCTCGATAAGATCCCATACCCAAAGCTAACATCATATAACCCAATTGAGACATTGTAGAATAGGCCAAATTTTTCTTAATATCTTTTTGAGCAATAGCTAAAGTAGCTCCTAATATTACTGTTATTATACCTATAAAAGCTATTGCGTTCATTATTTTGGGTAGCACTATGAAAAGAGGAAAAAGACGAGCCACAAGAAAAATTCCAGCGGCTACCATAGTAGCAGCATGTATAAGGGCAGAAATTGGAGTAGGTCCCTCCATAGCATCGGGTAGCCATACATGAAGAGGAAATTGGGCAGATTTTGCAACTGAGCCAGAAAATAGCAAGAGAGCAAACAGAGTAACAAAAAAAAGATTCATTTCATTTTTCGAAATCAAATTATTTATAATTTGAAACAAATGCCGAAATTCCAAACTACCCGTTATCCAATAAAGACCTAAAATTCCCAATAATAAACCAAAATCCCCTACACGATTTGTTACAAATGCTTTTTGACAAGCATTTGCCGCAATAGGGCGAGTGAACCAAAAGCCTATTAATAAATAAGAACACATTCCAATTAATTCCCAAAAAAAATAAATTTGTATCAAATTTGAACTAGTAACTAATCCCAACATTGAAATATTAAAAAGAGTCATATAAGCAAAAAATCTCAAATATCCTTGATCATGAGACATATAATTATCACTATAAATAAGAACGAGAATGCCAACCGTAGTAATTAATATTGACATAATAGAAGTAAGTGGATCGATCAAGTAGCCAAACTCTAAAGAAATATCATTATTTATGGTCCAAGACCATACATATTGAAAAATCGAACTATTCTTGATTTGATGAATAGACAAATCAAGCGAAAAAATCATAACTATAGTTAACAATAAGATACTAGGAAAAGCCCAAATACGGCGAATATTTTTCGTTGCCGTCGGAAAAAGTAGAAGTCCCACTCCTATTAACATCGGAACTGGGAATGGAATAAAAGGTATGATCCATGAATATTGATGTGTATATTCCATACAATAAAAAAAATTAGGATTCTAATGAATTTTGTTTCTTAGGTTTTTCTTTTATCTTTTTTGTAAAGTAAAGGAATGGATTCGGTTAATAACAAAGAAACATAGAATTTAATAAAATAGAATAATCGATTATTAATTATTCTTACTCTTTGGACAATATTTTTTTAACATTAGTTTAGTTCATTAAATTTCACTTAACTAATTCAGTTTTTCTTACAATAAGATATAGCGATATTTGGAAAACTTTATAAAAAGTATTATATTATTATTATAATATTCAATAAAAAAAATGGAAATTGAAATATATATAATATATGTCTAATTAGAGAGAAACTGAATTGGAATTTACCAAAAAATGTCTTTCACATAAAATTCTATAACAATCAAAAACTATACTAATTCTATGGCAGTTCCAAAAAAGCGCACGTCTAGATCAAAAAAAATTATTCGGAACACTTTATGGAAAAAGAAGGGATATTTGAAAGCATTAAAAGCTTTTTCATTAGGGCAATCTATTTTTACGGGGAATTCAAAAAGCTTTTTCTGTAACAAATATCAACGTTAGAATAATTTAAATTAACTTGATTCAACGACTCTTTTTTAAATACAAAAATATTCATATAAAAATTATATAGAATATAAGATTCAGTTATTAATTTAGGATCTTTACATTATATATTTAATAGATTCTAATAGAATTATTTAAAATTATTTTATTGAATGTTTAGTAAACAAATATTGTGTTTTAATTGATTCTTTGAATCTCGACAATTGACTAAAATTTGGTTATTATGGTTTCGAGTAAGCCGCTATGGTGAAATTGGTAGACACGCTGCTCTTAGGAAGCAGTGCTAGAGCATCTCGGTTCGAATCCGAGTAGCGGCATCTTTCTTATCTTCTAAAAAAAAAGGTCCTATAAAGAATTCTTATTTCTATTCCAAGTATTTCTATTTTTTCATTCTATATGGTATTTTCCACTTTAGAGCATATATTAACTCATATATCCTTTTCAGTCGTATCTATTTTAATTTCAATTCATTGGATAACCTTATTATTAGGCAATGAAATCATAGGATTATACAATTTGTTGAAAAAAGGCATGATAATAACCTTTTTTTGTATCACAGGATTGTTAGTTACTCGTTGGATTTTTTCAGGCCATTTACCTTTTAGTAATTTATATGAATCATTAATATTTCTTTCATGGACTTTTTCTATCTTTTATATGGTTCTTTGCTTCAAAAAAAAAAAAAATTACTATTTCAATACCATAATAACACCAAGTATTCTTTTTACCCAAGGCTTTGCTACTTCGGGTCTTTTAACCGAAATGCATGAATCCTTCAAATTAGTGCCTGCTTTACAGTCCCATTGGTTAATGATGCACGTAAGTATGATGATATTGGGTTATACAACTCTTTTATGTGGATCATTAATATCAGTGGCTATTTTAGTCATTACATTTCAAGAACTCATACAAATTTTTGGTAAAAGCAAGACTTTCTTTTTTTTTTATGAATCCTTTTCTTTTGCCGAAATCAAATATATGAATATGAATGATAAAAAGAATATTTTACAACAAACTCCTTTTCCGTTTTATTCGTCTTATAGAAATTATTATAGATATCAATTTATTCAACAATTGGATCGTTGGGGTTACCGTACTATTAGTCTAGGTTTTATCTTTTTAACAATAGGTAATATATCTGGAGCAGTATGGGCTAATGAGGCATGGGGATCATATTGGAATTGGGATCCAAAGGAAACTTGGGCTTTTATTACTTGGACTATTTTCGCAATTTATTTACATACTAGAAAAAATAAAAAATTGGAATATAGAAATTCTTCAATAGTGGCCTCCATGGGTTTTCTTATAATTTGGATATGTTATTTAGGGATAAATCTTTTAGGACTAGGACTACATAGTTATGGTTCATTTACACCTAATTAATTAAAAAAAATTCACAAATATTGGGAACATTTTTTAGAATAAGAAAAAAACTCCCAATAAAATGATTAAGACCCCGTTGAATCAAGTAATGTAATATTGATTCAAGGGGTTCTCACAAACAACAAACAGATTGAATTATAATTCAAATTCATTTTTATGTAATTAAGAAAATAAAAAAATAAATCCATTTTTTTTGATTGTGCATCGCATTTCTTTCTATTTTTTATTTATTCCCGAAAAATATCTATAAAAAATGAGAGAGAATAGCTTCAACCTTGTCAGCCGAAATTGAAAAAATAAAATCTGGATAAATGCCAATACTTATTACGGGTATAAGGATAGAAATTGAAATAAATAATTCTCGTGGCCCCGAATCAAAAAAATAAGAATTTTGTTTATTAAAAAGCTTGTATCCATAAAACATTTGACGTAAGATAGATAATAAATAAATAGGAGTTAATATCATTCCAATTGCAGTTACAAAAGTTATGAGTATTTTTGTGATGAAAAGATATTTTTGATTGGTAATTATTCCCAATAATACTATAAATTCTGCAACAAAACCGCTCATGCCCGGTAATGCAAGAGAAGCCATCGATAAGGTAGTGAAAATCGTGAATATTTTTGGCATTGGGATAGCCATTCCACCCATTTCGTCGAGATAAAGAAGACGTAGTCTATCATAACTAGTTCCCGCCAAGAAAAAAAGGGCAGCACCAATAAATCCGTGAGAGATTATTTGTAAAATAGCCCCATTCAGCCCTGTCTCGCTTATAGAACCAATTCCTAAAATTAAGAAACCCATATGAGAGACCGAGGAATAAGCTATTCTTTTTTTTACATTGCGTTGACCAAGAGATGTTGAAGCTGCATAGATTATTTGAATGGAACCTAATAACATTAACCAGGGACAAAATATAGAATGAGCGCGAGATAATAATTCCATATTAATTCGAACCAACCCATATGCTCCCATTTTTAATAATATTCCGGCTAAAAGCATACAAGTGCTGTAATGCGCCTCTCCATGGGTATCAGGTAACCATGTATGTAAGGGTATAATTGGTGATTTGACAGCAAAAGCAATAAGAAATCCCATATAGAAGATTATTTCCAGTGCCACGGGATATGATTGATTAGTTAATGATTCAAAATTTAATGTTGGTTCATTAGAACTATAGAAACCCATACCCAGAATTCCCAGTAATAAAAAAACAGAACTTCCCGCAGTGTACAAAATAAACTTTGTAGCTGAATACAAACGTTTTTTTCCACCCCACATAGATAAAAGTAGATAAACGGGAATTAATTCTAATTCCCACATGATGAAAAAAAGTAAAATGTCTTGAGAAGAAAATGTTCCTAGTTGACCACTATACATTGCTAACATTAGAAAATAGAATAATTTAGATTCTCGAGTAACCGGTTGAGCTGATAACGTAGCTAACGTAGTGATAAATCCCGTTAATAAAAGGGGTCCTAGAGAGAGTCCATCTATTCCGAATCTCCAGTAAAAGTCAAAAAAATGGATCCATTTATAATTTTCTGTCAATTGGATTAGTGGATCATCTAATTCGAAATGATAACAAAATACATAGGTTATTAGAAGGAGATCTATGAAACATATACAATAAGTATACCATTTAATTGTCTTATTTCCTTTATGGGGAAATAAGACAATTAAAGAACCTCCGACTATTGGCAA
It encodes the following:
- the ndhF gene encoding NADH-plastoquinone oxidoreductase subunit 5 yields the protein MEYTHQYSWIIPFIPFPVPMLIGVGLLLFPTATKNIRRIWAFPSILLLTIVMIFSLDLSIHQIKNSSIFQYVWSWTINNDISLEFGYLIDPLTSIMSILITTVGILVLIYSDNYMSHDQGYLRFFAYMTLFNISMLGLVTSSNLIQIYFFWELIGMCSYLLIGFWFTRPIAANACQKAFVTNRVGDFGLLLGILGLYWITGSLEFRHLFQIINNLISKNEMNLFFVTLFALLLFSGSVAKSAQFPLHVWLPDAMEGPTPISALIHAATMVAAGIFLVARLFPLFIVLPKIMNAIAFIGIITVILGATLAIAQKDIKKNLAYSTMSQLGYMMLALGMGSYRGALFHLITHAYSKALLFLGSGSIIHSMEALVGYSPAKSQNMVFMGGLTKHVPITKTFFLVGTLSLCGIPPFACFWSKDEILNDSWLYSPIFAIIACSAAGLTAFYMFRIYLLVFEGYLNVHFLNFNGKKNSSFYSISLWGKKQVKLKRKNENFFLVLLKIKKNEITSFFIRKRYLHRVNQNIKNIKHLVFGIMHFGTKKTACLYPNESNNTMRFSMLILALFTLFVGAVGISFSQDGIHLDILSKLLIPFIDLLHKDSENFMNYYEFFTNATFSLSFTFGGIFIASFFYKSVYSYLKNLNLFNLFEKSFLQKNVADHFQKIIYNWSYNHGYIDVFYEKYLIASIRRLVKFNSFFDKKRIDGITNGIGITSFFLGEAIKYVGGGRIASYILFFILDILIFLVILLLHRNK
- the rpl32 gene encoding ribosomal protein L32, yielding MAVPKKRTSRSKKIIRNTLWKKKGYLKALKAFSLGQSIFTGNSKSFFCNKYQR
- the ccsA gene encoding cytochrome c heme attachment protein; translation: MVFSTLEHILTHISFSVVSILISIHWITLLLGNEIIGLYNLLKKGMIITFFCITGLLVTRWIFSGHLPFSNLYESLIFLSWTFSIFYMVLCFKKKKNYYFNTIITPSILFTQGFATSGLLTEMHESFKLVPALQSHWLMMHVSMMILGYTTLLCGSLISVAILVITFQELIQIFGKSKTFFFFYESFSFAEIKYMNMNDKKNILQQTPFPFYSSYRNYYRYQFIQQLDRWGYRTISLGFIFLTIGNISGAVWANEAWGSYWNWDPKETWAFITWTIFAIYLHTRKNKKLEYRNSSIVASMGFLIIWICYLGINLLGLGLHSYGSFTPN
- the ndhD gene encoding NADH-plastoquinone oxidoreductase subunit 4, which translates into the protein MNYFPWLTTVVVLPIVGGSLIVLFPHKGNKTIKWYTYCICFIDLLLITYVFCYHFELDDPLIQLTENYKWIHFFDFYWRFGIDGLSLGPLLLTGFITTLATLSAQPVTRESKLFYFLMLAMYSGQLGTFSSQDILLFFIMWELELIPVYLLLSMWGGKKRLYSATKFILYTAGSSVFLLLGILGMGFYSSNEPTLNFESLTNQSYPVALEIIFYMGFLIAFAVKSPIIPLHTWLPDTHGEAHYSTCMLLAGILLKMGAYGLVRINMELLSRAHSIFCPWLMLLGSIQIIYAASTSLGQRNVKKRIAYSSVSHMGFLILGIGSISETGLNGAILQIISHGFIGAALFFLAGTSYDRLRLLYLDEMGGMAIPMPKIFTIFTTLSMASLALPGMSGFVAEFIVLLGIITNQKYLFITKILITFVTAIGMILTPIYLLSILRQMFYGYKLFNKQNSYFFDSGPRELFISISILIPVISIGIYPDFIFSISADKVEAILSHF